One part of the Solanum dulcamara chromosome 8, daSolDulc1.2, whole genome shotgun sequence genome encodes these proteins:
- the LOC129900822 gene encoding putative E3 ubiquitin-protein ligase XBAT31 isoform X1, translating into MGQGLSCGTSDEDGLFTAVKCGDLETVKGLFERNPSLVHHSTGYDRQSALHIAAANGQIEVVSMLIDQSVNPDLLNRYKQTPLMLAAMHGKISCVQKLIETGANILMFDSLNGRTCLHYAAYYGHSDCLKTILFAARTSHIASSWGYARFVNVKDGKGATPLHLAARQRRPECAHILLDNGALACASTDGYGFPGSTPLHLAARAGSLDCIRELLAWGADRLQRDDSGRIPYTIALRHKHDACAALLNPSSAEPLVWPSPLKFISKLNEEAKHLLECALMEANKEREKNILKGTTYSPPSPTNSDNGMDDNISEVSDAEVCCICFDQLCTIQVQDCGHQMCAHCVLALCCHKKPNPTTTSPTTPVCPFCRSNIVQLDVIKLEKDDGTSHDVSSSKLRKSMRSRNFCEGSSSFKGLSAVSSFGRMVGLGSGRIAAENEYIDKPIILD; encoded by the exons atggGTCAGGGGCTCAGTTGTGGAACAAGTGATGAAGATGGGTTATTCACTGCTGTTAAGTGTGGTGATTTGGAGACTGTGAAGGGTCTATTTGAGAGAAACCCCAGTCTTGTTCATCATTCTACAGGTTATGATCGGCAGTCTGCTTTACATATTGCAGCTGCCAATGGTCAGATTGAG GTTGTTTCTATGCTTATAGACCAGTCTGTCAATCCTGATCTATTGAATCGGTATAAACAG ACTCCATTGATGTTGGCAGCAATGCACGGGAAGATCTCATGTGTGCAAAAGCTTATTGAAACGGGGGCCAAT ATTTTGATGTTTGATTCGCTGAATGGGAGAACATGCTTGCACTATGCGGCCTATTATGGGCACTCTGATTGTCTCAAAACAATTCTTTTTGCTGCTCGGACATCACACATTGCGTCTTCCTG GGGATATGCCCGGTTTGTGAACGTTAAAGATGGTAAGGGAGCAACACCTTTGCACTTAGCAGCTCGTCAAAGACGGCCTGAATGTGCTCATATTTTACTAGACAATGGTGCTCTGGCTTGTGCTTCTACCGATGGATATGG TTTCCCAGGTAGTACACCACTTCATTTGGCTGCAAGAGCTGGTTCTCTTGATTGCATCCGTGAATTGTTAGCATGGGGAGCAGATCGATTACAAAGAGATGATTCAGG GAGAATACCCTACACAATTGCTTTAAGACACAAACATGATGCATGTGCGGCTTTGCTGAATCCTTCATCTGCAGAGCCTCTTGTTTGGCCATCGCCATTGAAGTTCATCAGTAAGCTGAATGAAGAGGCAAAACATTTGCTAGAATGTGCCCTGATGGAGGCTAACAAGGAGAGGGAAAAGAACATCCTGAAAGGAACAACTTATTCGCCACCTTCGCCAACCAATTCTGATAATGGGATGGATGACAACATCTCTGAG GTCAGTGATGCAGAAGTTTGTTGTATATGCTTTGATCAATTATGCACGATTCAGGTTCAAGACTGCGGGCACCAGATGTGTGCACATTGTGTACTGGCCTTGTGCTGTCATAAAAAGCCTAATCCTACAACGACCAGTCCTACCACACCTGTGTGTCCATTCTGTCGTAGCAACATTGTTCAATTAGATGTTATCAAGCTTGAAAAGGATGATGGCACAAGCCACGATGTTTCCTCCTCAAAGCTTAGGAAGTCTATGAGATCAAGAAACTTCTGCGAGGGCAGTAGTAGTTTTAAGGGCTTATCTGCAGTAAGCTCTTTCGGAAGAATGGTTGGTCTTGGCTCTGGTAGAATTGCTGCTGAAAACGAATATATTGATAAGCCAATAATCCTTGACTAA
- the LOC129900822 gene encoding putative E3 ubiquitin-protein ligase XBAT31 isoform X2 codes for MGQGLSCGTSDEDGLFTAVKCGDLETVKGLFERNPSLVHHSTGYDRQSALHIAAANGQIEVVSMLIDQSVNPDLLNRYKQILMFDSLNGRTCLHYAAYYGHSDCLKTILFAARTSHIASSWGYARFVNVKDGKGATPLHLAARQRRPECAHILLDNGALACASTDGYGFPGSTPLHLAARAGSLDCIRELLAWGADRLQRDDSGRIPYTIALRHKHDACAALLNPSSAEPLVWPSPLKFISKLNEEAKHLLECALMEANKEREKNILKGTTYSPPSPTNSDNGMDDNISEVSDAEVCCICFDQLCTIQVQDCGHQMCAHCVLALCCHKKPNPTTTSPTTPVCPFCRSNIVQLDVIKLEKDDGTSHDVSSSKLRKSMRSRNFCEGSSSFKGLSAVSSFGRMVGLGSGRIAAENEYIDKPIILD; via the exons atggGTCAGGGGCTCAGTTGTGGAACAAGTGATGAAGATGGGTTATTCACTGCTGTTAAGTGTGGTGATTTGGAGACTGTGAAGGGTCTATTTGAGAGAAACCCCAGTCTTGTTCATCATTCTACAGGTTATGATCGGCAGTCTGCTTTACATATTGCAGCTGCCAATGGTCAGATTGAG GTTGTTTCTATGCTTATAGACCAGTCTGTCAATCCTGATCTATTGAATCGGTATAAACAG ATTTTGATGTTTGATTCGCTGAATGGGAGAACATGCTTGCACTATGCGGCCTATTATGGGCACTCTGATTGTCTCAAAACAATTCTTTTTGCTGCTCGGACATCACACATTGCGTCTTCCTG GGGATATGCCCGGTTTGTGAACGTTAAAGATGGTAAGGGAGCAACACCTTTGCACTTAGCAGCTCGTCAAAGACGGCCTGAATGTGCTCATATTTTACTAGACAATGGTGCTCTGGCTTGTGCTTCTACCGATGGATATGG TTTCCCAGGTAGTACACCACTTCATTTGGCTGCAAGAGCTGGTTCTCTTGATTGCATCCGTGAATTGTTAGCATGGGGAGCAGATCGATTACAAAGAGATGATTCAGG GAGAATACCCTACACAATTGCTTTAAGACACAAACATGATGCATGTGCGGCTTTGCTGAATCCTTCATCTGCAGAGCCTCTTGTTTGGCCATCGCCATTGAAGTTCATCAGTAAGCTGAATGAAGAGGCAAAACATTTGCTAGAATGTGCCCTGATGGAGGCTAACAAGGAGAGGGAAAAGAACATCCTGAAAGGAACAACTTATTCGCCACCTTCGCCAACCAATTCTGATAATGGGATGGATGACAACATCTCTGAG GTCAGTGATGCAGAAGTTTGTTGTATATGCTTTGATCAATTATGCACGATTCAGGTTCAAGACTGCGGGCACCAGATGTGTGCACATTGTGTACTGGCCTTGTGCTGTCATAAAAAGCCTAATCCTACAACGACCAGTCCTACCACACCTGTGTGTCCATTCTGTCGTAGCAACATTGTTCAATTAGATGTTATCAAGCTTGAAAAGGATGATGGCACAAGCCACGATGTTTCCTCCTCAAAGCTTAGGAAGTCTATGAGATCAAGAAACTTCTGCGAGGGCAGTAGTAGTTTTAAGGGCTTATCTGCAGTAAGCTCTTTCGGAAGAATGGTTGGTCTTGGCTCTGGTAGAATTGCTGCTGAAAACGAATATATTGATAAGCCAATAATCCTTGACTAA